One genomic window of Gemmatimonadales bacterium includes the following:
- a CDS encoding inorganic diphosphatase produces the protein MPAPSAPAARPAPARHFHPWHDIPTGRAPPEQVTAVIEIPTNERNKYELDKELGVFRLDRVLFSAVQYPGDYGFLPRTLADDGDPLDILVLMTIPVFTGCLVEARPVGLFHLVDRGIADEKVLAVPLGDPYSEGINDLADVPPHYLREVEHFFRVYKDLEGTRTVTRGFEDAAAARAAIVRAMQAYAARFGAA, from the coding sequence ATGCCCGCGCCGTCCGCACCCGCCGCCCGCCCCGCGCCCGCGCGCCACTTCCACCCGTGGCACGACATCCCCACGGGCAGAGCGCCGCCCGAGCAGGTGACGGCCGTGATCGAGATCCCCACCAACGAGCGCAACAAGTACGAGCTGGACAAGGAGCTGGGCGTCTTCCGCCTCGACCGCGTGCTCTTCAGCGCGGTCCAGTATCCCGGCGACTACGGCTTCCTCCCACGCACCCTCGCCGATGACGGCGACCCGCTCGACATCCTCGTCCTCATGACCATCCCGGTCTTCACCGGCTGCCTGGTCGAGGCGCGCCCGGTCGGGCTCTTCCACCTGGTGGACCGCGGCATCGCCGACGAAAAAGTGCTTGCCGTTCCGCTCGGCGATCCCTACTCCGAAGGCATCAACGATCTCGCCGACGTTCCGCCGCACTACCTGCGCGAGGTCGAGCACTTCTTCCGGGTGTACAAGGACCTCGAGGGCACCCGAACGGTCACCCGCGGCTTCGAGGATGCGGCCGCCGCGCGCGCGGCCATCGTGCGCGCCATGCAGGCGTACGCGGCCAGGTTCGGCGCCGCCTGA
- a CDS encoding TonB-dependent receptor, whose product MRHVFVARRVAVALLLWWANALAAPAAARAQQPAHPDTARQQPDTLRQRSDTLVRPVTTLKEVTVTATPMRRQSPASSTTVSAGEIERAPATNPWDLLRQTAGVEVHEQGQGPGFAPTASLRGFSSDHSTDLALWVDGVPVNEPVNGHAEGYNDWSLLFPEAIHDVEVIDGPVNPRFGNFALAGVVNVRTLERMQGSRAELSGGAYGRLEGSFLTGVDQPTTGAVLGVRGLREGGWRPHSGYDLGQLHARAVHQLSDRATIDAGIGLYGAGWDSPGYLTTAQFAARDYDVVVDPTDGGFKRRAQERVSLRYIAGPSLLWRSTVYATQGRWQLFLNIPPEPGEGEGSGSQSEEEDTRYGFGATSALTWSGSRAEVTVGTEGRWDHADYENWLTQARVRQEPRTLVGARQASGALFLASSADLTHHFRLNLGSRVDVLGTRSSPTPVPDAAPGGADETQPPAADTRAVVSPKLGALYHIPRLGAVYVNVSRGFRAADGVITDPSMPFITSWAYEAGVKLDLHRVTASAALFRADVSNEQTFDPITLTTTSGGASRRQGVELTADAHLTPALRAHGDWTFTDATYRDFITEDGDDLSGTPVFNTAKYVGSAAVELSPPGAAWLAQVSTNAVGPYTPFDQPGVTLPAYALLHVGGEYRVGDAVLQLGVRNVMDHAYAEIRAGEFIAPGQPRSVYGGVRYRF is encoded by the coding sequence ATGCGACATGTTTTCGTCGCGCGACGCGTTGCCGTCGCGCTTTTGCTCTGGTGGGCAAACGCTCTCGCCGCACCGGCAGCCGCGCGCGCACAGCAGCCAGCGCACCCCGACACCGCCCGGCAGCAGCCCGACACGCTGCGCCAGCGATCGGATACGCTCGTCCGGCCGGTCACCACGCTCAAAGAGGTGACCGTCACCGCGACGCCGATGCGGCGCCAGTCGCCCGCCTCGAGCACGACCGTGTCCGCCGGCGAAATCGAGCGCGCCCCCGCCACGAACCCGTGGGACCTGTTGCGCCAGACGGCCGGCGTCGAGGTGCACGAGCAGGGTCAGGGGCCGGGCTTCGCGCCCACCGCATCGCTCCGCGGCTTCAGCTCCGACCACTCGACCGACCTGGCACTCTGGGTCGACGGCGTGCCGGTGAACGAGCCGGTGAACGGCCACGCCGAGGGCTACAACGACTGGAGCCTGCTCTTTCCCGAGGCCATCCACGATGTCGAGGTGATCGACGGTCCGGTGAACCCGCGCTTCGGCAACTTTGCGCTCGCCGGGGTCGTCAACGTGCGCACGCTCGAGCGGATGCAGGGGAGCCGTGCCGAGCTTTCGGGCGGCGCGTATGGACGGCTCGAGGGCAGCTTTCTGACCGGCGTCGACCAGCCGACGACCGGCGCCGTGTTGGGCGTTCGCGGGCTGCGCGAAGGCGGATGGCGGCCGCACAGCGGCTACGATCTGGGACAGCTCCACGCCCGCGCAGTGCACCAGCTCTCCGATCGCGCGACGATCGACGCCGGCATCGGCCTCTATGGAGCCGGGTGGGATTCGCCCGGCTATCTCACGACGGCCCAATTCGCCGCGCGCGACTATGACGTGGTGGTGGACCCGACCGACGGCGGCTTCAAGCGGCGCGCGCAGGAGCGGGTAAGCCTCCGCTACATTGCCGGCCCTTCGCTGCTGTGGCGCTCGACGGTCTACGCCACCCAGGGCCGCTGGCAGCTCTTTCTCAACATCCCCCCCGAACCCGGCGAGGGCGAAGGCTCGGGCAGCCAGTCGGAGGAGGAGGACACCCGCTACGGCTTCGGCGCCACGAGTGCGCTCACCTGGAGCGGCTCGCGCGCCGAGGTGACCGTCGGCACGGAAGGGCGGTGGGACCATGCCGATTACGAGAACTGGCTCACGCAGGCGCGCGTGCGCCAGGAGCCCCGCACACTCGTCGGCGCGCGGCAGGCGTCGGGCGCGCTGTTCCTCGCGTCGAGCGCCGATCTCACCCATCACTTCCGCCTGAACCTCGGCAGCCGGGTCGACGTCCTGGGCACTCGCTCGTCACCCACCCCGGTGCCCGACGCAGCGCCGGGTGGCGCCGACGAAACGCAGCCCCCCGCGGCCGACACGCGCGCGGTCGTGAGCCCCAAGCTCGGCGCCCTCTACCACATCCCCCGGCTCGGCGCGGTGTACGTAAACGTGTCGCGCGGCTTCCGCGCCGCCGACGGCGTCATCACCGATCCGTCGATGCCGTTCATCACGAGTTGGGCGTACGAGGCGGGTGTGAAGCTCGATCTCCATCGGGTGACCGCGAGCGCCGCGCTCTTCCGGGCCGACGTGAGCAACGAGCAGACGTTCGATCCGATCACCCTCACCACCACGAGCGGTGGCGCGAGCCGCCGCCAGGGGGTCGAGCTGACGGCGGACGCGCACCTCACCCCGGCGCTGCGGGCCCATGGAGACTGGACCTTTACCGACGCGACCTACCGCGACTTCATCACCGAGGATGGCGATGATCTCTCCGGGACGCCGGTGTTCAACACGGCGAAGTACGTGGGCTCGGCCGCGGTCGAGCTGTCACCCCCGGGCGCGGCATGGCTCGCGCAGGTGAGCACCAACGCCGTGGGTCCGTACACGCCATTCGACCAACCGGGCGTGACACTCCCCGCCTATGCCTTGCTGCATGTCGGCGGCGAATATCGCGTGGGAGATGCGGTGCTGCAGTTGGGCGTGCGCAACGTGATGGACCACGCCTACGCCGAGATCCGTGCCGGCGAGTTTATCGCGCCGGGCCAGCCGCGATCGGTGTACGGCGGAGTGCGCTATCGATTCTGA
- a CDS encoding Spy/CpxP family protein refolding chaperone, with protein MRAICWWCVVLLAGAAVPARAQVPTGPDKDPSRAAALRQQIEDRFAERVKEQLGLSDEQAAQLRVTANTYGDRRRELQRRERDLRQALAGQLRPGVAANQDSVSRLTDGLVNIKSAYAQTFRDENRDMARYLTPVQRSRLFVMRERLQRRVQQIRERRREEQGLPPARGRGRRPGPRFRYQNR; from the coding sequence ATGCGCGCGATCTGCTGGTGGTGCGTCGTGCTCCTCGCGGGCGCCGCGGTGCCGGCCCGCGCGCAGGTGCCCACCGGCCCGGATAAGGATCCTTCGCGCGCCGCCGCGCTGCGCCAGCAAATCGAAGATCGTTTTGCCGAGCGGGTGAAGGAGCAGCTCGGGCTCAGCGATGAGCAGGCCGCGCAGCTCCGAGTGACCGCGAACACCTACGGCGATCGCCGCCGCGAGCTCCAGCGCCGGGAGCGGGACCTGCGCCAGGCGCTCGCCGGGCAACTTCGGCCCGGCGTTGCCGCCAATCAGGACAGCGTCTCCCGGCTTACCGACGGCCTGGTCAACATCAAGTCGGCGTACGCGCAGACCTTTCGCGATGAAAACCGCGACATGGCCCGCTATCTGACACCGGTCCAGCGCTCCCGGCTCTTCGTCATGCGGGAGCGGCTCCAGCGCCGGGTGCAGCAGATCCGCGAGCGGCGCCGGGAAGAGCAGGGCCTCCCACCGGCCCGCGGCCGCGGGCGAAGGCCCGGGCCACGATTCCGCTATCAGAATCGATAG